GAGTTTCTTCTCAATGTCCGCTTTTAATTCATCAAGCGTGTTGAACTCGGAAATATCTTTCGCAAATTCATCGTCCAGCGCCGGCAGTTGCTTGCGCTTGATTTCATGCAGGTGAATCTTGAATGTCGCCCGCTTCCCGGCCAATTTTTCCACATGGTAGTTGTCCGGGAACGTCACCTGGATTTCCTTGTCTTCGCCTTTGTGCATGCCGATGAGCTGTTCTTCAAATCCAGGGATGAACGTACCGGAACCGATCTCCAGCTGATATTTCTCCGCTTCGCCGCCTTCGAACGGTTCTCCGTCTACGAAGCCTTTGAAGTCGATGATGACGATGTCCCCGTTTTCAATCGTTCCTTCGTCCAAGACGATGATTTCCGCGTGCGATTTTTGCAGATTTTCCAGTTCTTTTTGCACATCGTCAGCCGTTACGGCAAATTCTTTCTTCTCGATCGACAAGCCTTTGTACTCGCCAAGCTGTACTTCCGGCTTGACGGTGACAGTCGCCTTGAAAATCAGCGGCTTGCCTTTCTCGATCTGCACAATGTCGATATCGGGGCGCGACACCGGCTCGATCTTGGTTTCCTGCACCGCTTGCAGATAGGCTTCCGGCAGCAGGATATCCAGGGCATCTTCATATAATACGGCAACCCCAAACCGTTGCTCAAAAATTTGGCGCGGCACTTTCCCTTTACGGAAACCCGGAACGGTCACCCGTTTGACGACTTTTTTGAACGCCTGGTCGATCGCCTGATCGACTTTCGCGCTATCCACCTCGACTTCCAATACTCCGACGTGATTGTCTTTCTTCTCCCATTTCGCAGACATCGCAGCAGTTTCCTCCTTATAAAACCCCAACACGCATATGTATGGATGTGAACTCGAATGATGAACCACCTTATTATAGCATAACTCTACCAGGTTTCAAATACTTCCACCGGCAATCGGCAAAAAGGTCCCCTGCATACAAAAAGAGCGGTTACGGCACCGCTCCATTTGATTTTGCGGCCCGTCCCATTGACGGGCAAAAACACCTTTTTGAGCTCGCCGAACCATCCGGAATCATTTCGCAGCTTGGCGTTGCTTCGGCGGTAACGATGGCGTGCCTGGCAGGATTCGAACCTGCGACACTTCGCTTAGAAGGCGAATGCTCTATCCAGCTGAGCTACAGGCACAATCGCTGTCCGGGCGAATCACCGGAACAAGGATAAGTATATGAAAAGCAACCGCCGCTCGTCAAGTGTTGCCGCCGAAAGTGTTGTTCGCCGCAAGGCGCTCCATGTTTGCGGCACATCAACAATTGGCAAACGTATGCTCATAACGAAACTCCGGAAATTCGTCCCCGTTCACGCTATAAAGCCGGATGGCAACATTTTGCCCGGCGTCCAAGGAGTGGATCCGCACGATCGCGTACGTCGGGACGGACACAACACCCCGCGGATAAGACAAACTGCCGGGGTTTAAAAACACGATTCCCTCTTCTTCCACGATCACCGGCACATGCGAATGGCCAAATATCACAAGCTGCGCATTCGTTTCTTTCGCCCGATAGCTCAACGGCAGCAACGTTTGCTTCACCTTGTACAGATGGCCGTGTGTGAGCAGCACCCGCAGCCCCGCCAGATCAAGGAGCTGCTCGTCAGGCGCTGTTCCGGCAACATCACAGTTGCCGCAAACTGCCTTGCAACGGACATCGCGCCTGTCCGCCACATCGTCCGCATGATCGCCCGCGTGAAGCAGCAGGTCGATCTCCAAATGCCGCCGCAAAATCTGGTCAATCCGGTCGGTGCGGCCATGACTGTCGCTGATGACGCAGATTTTCACAACCGATCCCCCTCGCGCACCAGCTCGATCAGCGAGCGAATCGCTTTCGTCCGGTGGCTGATCCTGTTTTTTTCCTCCAAGGAAAGTTCGGCGAACGTCTTTTGCAGCTCCGGAACAAAAAACAACGGATCATACCCGAAGCCGCCTTCCCCTCTCGGTGCTTCCAGAATGATTCCCTCACATTCCCCGCGTGCCAATACCGTAGGGGCGTTCGGCTGAGCCAGTGCCAATACGCAAACGAATCTGGCGGATCGCCGCTCGGCGGGAACGCCTTCCAATGCCTGCAGCAGTTTCAAATTGTTCGCCGTATCCGTCGCATCTTCTCCCGCATATCGGGCGGAAAATACGCCTGGCTGCCCGTCGAGGGCATCGACCTGCAACCCGGAGTCGTCCGCCAACACGGGCGCCTGCAAAAATGCCGCTGCCGCCTCCGCTTTTTTCCGGGCGTTGGCTTCGAACGTCAGTCCGTCTTCCACAACCTGCGGCGCGGTTTCCGGCAGCCCTTCCACCATCCATCCCAACGCTGACAAAGCTTGCGCAAACTCGCGAACCTTCCCCTGGTTACGGGTGGCCAGTACAACCTTCACGTTTCTCTCTCCCCTGAATATCGAAATATCGGTCCGTTCACGTTGCTTGCGGAACCTGTTGGCCGATCCGGTCCGCAATCTCGCCGAGAGCCTCTTTTTGCTTCGCGATCAATTGGTCGACGCCCTGTTTGGCAAGCGCCAGCATCTGCTGCAGCTCATCAGACGTAAACGGAGTCTCTTCGCCCGTTCCCTGCACTTCCACATATTGGCCGCTGCCGGTCATCACCACATTCATGTCCACCTTCGCGGTCGAATCTTCGCTGAAGTTCAGGTCGAGCACCGGCACTCCGTTCACCACTCCGACGCTGACCGCCGCCAGGTAATCGGTCAGCGGAATCGAGCTGAGCGTCCCTTTTTCCACCAGCGAATGGAACGCATCGGCCATCGCGACAAACGCCCCCGTAATGGAAGCGGTGCGCGTCCCGCCGTCGGCCTGAATCACGTCACAGTCCAGCCAAATCGTCCGCTCGCCCAATTTGGGCAGATCCACCACCGACCGCAGTGCCCTGCCGATCAGGCGCTGGATTTCCATCGTCCGGCCGCTTACCTTGCCTTTCGTCGCTTCCCGCTGGTTGCGGGTCGGCGTCGCCCGCGGCAGCATCGAATATTCGGCCGTTATCCAGCCCTGGCCGGTGCCTCTCAGAAATGGCGGCACTTTCTCTTCGATGCTGGCCGTACATATCACTTTTGTATCTCCAACGCAAATCAAAACGGATCCTTCCGCATGTTTGATATACCGCCGTTGAATCGTCACATTGCGCGTCTGGTCTGGTTTGCGTCCGTCAATTCTCATCCTGCAACCTCCGCCCCACAATTTTTCCGCAACTCTTGCGGGGATCCGCTTTGATCAGCAAAGCGTTTCCTGCACTGCCATTAATAGTATCACACTCCTCTGCGGAAAATCCAATAGCGAAACCGGTTGGACCCTAATTTGCCCAACCGGTTTTCCGATCGCGTTTTTACAATTGTTTCTGGTTGATCACCTGCGGCCGCGCCATCGGCTGGCTGAGGTTCATGCCGGGTGCCGCAGCCGGCGTTTGCCCATTTACGGTGATTTTGACTTTTTGCGCGTTTGGCGTATTTTCCAGGACGGAGAGTACAATCGAGTGAAACAGCTTGGTCTGCTCCGTCGCGGCTCCTTCTGTCAGCAAATTGTCAAAATCAAGCATCACTGTGTCCCCCGACACCGTTTTGCTCAATAATTTGGCGGAAGCGGGCAACGTCGGCTTCAATGCCGGCGTCATCGGTCCAGCCGCCAGTTCCGCAATCGTGGCTTTCACCTTGTCTTCATCCGTTTTCTTGATCAGGCGGGTGACCGGAACCAGGTAGCTGAACGTGCCGGCCTGGTTGCTCGCTTGGTAATAGAGCGTCAGTTTGGTCGTTTCCGCCGGATTGATGTTCGGCGCAACCTGCAGGTTAATGCCGTTGGCGCGGCTCAACGGTTGGCCGATCGGTGTCCCGCTCGCCGGCAGTGCAGGCACCACGTTTCCGTTGACTTTGATCTGAACCTGTTTGATGTTCGGCAATTCGGTCAACGTCCAGACGACCGCATCGACCAACTGCTGCTCCGCCTTCGGCACCTTCAGATTCAAAACCTCTCTGCTGAAATCAACAATAGCGGTATTGTCCTTGATGTTTACCGACATCTTGGTGCCAGGAGGTATGACTGCGTGCAGACCGGTGTCCTTTAACAGATCTTTTGCTTTTTCCTCCGTCAGGTAGGAGATCATTTCCGTCGCGGGAGCCTGCGTTTTCGGGATGTTGACGCGCAGCGGAACGACAAACCCCTTCTCATCGGCAAAATACAGATTGACGGAAGTCGTTTCCTTTTTGTCCGCCGCCTGGTTGGCCCCGGGCGGAGGCTGATCAATCGGACCGGACGTCTTGCTCAGCAATCCGCACCCGGCCGTTCCCGCCAGGCTCACAATCAGCACACCGACCAGCATTTTTTTCTGATGGCGCATCCTACGTCCCCCTCAACCTCTTTTTCTATTTCTATGTATACGGAGAGGTGGACGAAGTATGCTTGTTTTATTTGGACAGCGCCTGCAGGTCCCAACTTTCAACGGCCACCGGCTGGCCCAGCCAGCGCTCCGCAATCCGGGAAAAAAGATTCCGGTCGCCGCTGGTGAAAAAGCGGTGCACAGGCCGCATGTTGTGATCGTTCAACAGATTGCGTTCGGCCAGGATCAGGGAAGCCTCCCGCGCCGTTTCCTCCGCGGACGAAATCAGCTGCACCTGTTCCCCCAATACTTTTTGGATAACCGGCTGCAAAAGCGGGTAGTGCGTGCAGCCAAGAATCAACGTATCGATCATCTCCCGCTGCAAAGGCGCCAAATATTGTGCCACCGCTTGTTCCGTCTGCGGAGAATGGATGGTTCCTTCCTCCACAATCGGGACGAACGGCGGACACGCCTGACTGACCACCTGCAAGCGCGGATTGATCCGGTGAATTTCCCGCGCGTAGGCGCCTGTTGAAACCGTTACTTCCGTGCCGATCACACCGATCCGCCCCGTCCGGGTGGCGCTGATGGCCGCCCGGCTGCCGGGTGTAATCACGCCGAGCACGGGAACCGCATAGCGGTTTTTCGCTTCCGACAAACTGGCTGCCGTCGCCGTATTGCAGGCGATAATGATCATCTTGACGCCAAACTCCAGCAAAAAATCCATGATCTCAAAGGCAAATTCCCGAACCTGTTGCGGAGGCCTACTGCCATACGGACAACGAGCGTTGTCTCCCACATAGATCAGATTTTCCTGCGGCAATTGCCGAAAGATCTCTTTCACCACCGTGAGTCCTCCGACTCCCGAATCGAACACACCGATCGGTTCGCGACTGTTCACGTAAACCATCCTTTCACAAATCGAAATCTACTCATGCAAAGATCTGCCTACTGACGGCAAGCCGCGAAAATAAACTGGTTCGGAAACAGTATGTATGAACTGGTTGAATGACGCATTTTCCGCCCTGTCGTTCTGATTCATCAGTCCCAAAGTAAAGACCCTACTTTCACCAAGTAGGGCACACCAGGTAAAAATGTTTAAATCTGTATTTCCCCGAGCCGAACCAATTCCACAACGGCTTGCGACCGCCCTTTCACATTCAGTTTTTTCATCACGTTGCTGATGTGGTTGCGGACGGTCTTTTCGCTTATAAAGAGGATTTCTGCAATTTCTTTGGTCGTCTTGTCTTGAACCAGCAACTCGAACACTTCGCGTTCTCGATTGGTCAGAAGAGATTTGCCGCGCACGTCCTTACCCGCAGTCACTTTCCTTGATCCCTCCTTGCTCGGGCGATAATTGACAAGGTCAAGGGATACAGTCAGATTATACTATGACCGCGGGGGGACGATGGTGCAGTCAGGCAATCAGGAATTTTGCCTCGACCAGGCCCATTTCTGAACGAAGAATGGTAACATCAGAACGGGCATCCCGTACCACATTGCATTGTGATACGGGATGCTTTTTCGTCTTTCTCAGGAATTGACTCGCTAAGGCCCCTCCGGGCCAGCTCCTCCGTCCAACGAACCGTTATTTCCGCAGCCAACTGGTCAGCGCATAGCGGTTGACCGCTGCGTTCATGGCGGCGATCGAGGTGGTCAGCGGGATGCCTTTCGGACAAACCTGCACGCAGTTTTGCGAGTTGCCGCACTCATGAATCCCGCCTTCGTCCATCAGCGCTTCCAGCCGCTCATGCGCGTGCATCGCGCCGGTCGGATGGCTGTTGAACAGGCGGACTTGCGAAATCGCAAACGGTCCGATAAAGCTGGTTTTTTCGTTGACGTTCGGACACGCTTCAACGCAGGCACCGCAGGTGAAGCATTTCGACAGTTCGTATGCCCATTGCCGATCCCGCTCCGGCATCCGGGGACCTGGTCCGAGATCGTACGTCCCGTCGATCGGAATCCACGCTTTCACCCGTTTCAACGCTTCAAAC
This genomic stretch from Effusibacillus pohliae DSM 22757 harbors:
- a CDS encoding metallophosphoesterase is translated as MKICVISDSHGRTDRIDQILRRHLEIDLLLHAGDHADDVADRRDVRCKAVCGNCDVAGTAPDEQLLDLAGLRVLLTHGHLYKVKQTLLPLSYRAKETNAQLVIFGHSHVPVIVEEEGIVFLNPGSLSYPRGVVSVPTYAIVRIHSLDAGQNVAIRLYSVNGDEFPEFRYEHTFANC
- a CDS encoding helix-turn-helix domain-containing protein, coding for MTAGKDVRGKSLLTNREREVFELLVQDKTTKEIAEILFISEKTVRNHISNVMKKLNVKGRSQAVVELVRLGEIQI
- the rph gene encoding ribonuclease PH, with protein sequence MRIDGRKPDQTRNVTIQRRYIKHAEGSVLICVGDTKVICTASIEEKVPPFLRGTGQGWITAEYSMLPRATPTRNQREATKGKVSGRTMEIQRLIGRALRSVVDLPKLGERTIWLDCDVIQADGGTRTASITGAFVAMADAFHSLVEKGTLSSIPLTDYLAAVSVGVVNGVPVLDLNFSEDSTAKVDMNVVMTGSGQYVEVQGTGEETPFTSDELQQMLALAKQGVDQLIAKQKEALGEIADRIGQQVPQAT
- the sdhB gene encoding succinate dehydrogenase iron-sulfur subunit is translated as MSQQKMIHLIIERQDDANSKPYTEEFKVPFRPGMNVIAALMEIQRNPVNAKGEKVAPVAWESNCLEEVCGACMMVINGKPRQACTALVDKLEQPIRLKPARTFPVIRDLVVDRSRMFEALKRVKAWIPIDGTYDLGPGPRMPERDRQWAYELSKCFTCGACVEACPNVNEKTSFIGPFAISQVRLFNSHPTGAMHAHERLEALMDEGGIHECGNSQNCVQVCPKGIPLTTSIAAMNAAVNRYALTSWLRK
- the tig gene encoding trigger factor, translating into MSAKWEKKDNHVGVLEVEVDSAKVDQAIDQAFKKVVKRVTVPGFRKGKVPRQIFEQRFGVAVLYEDALDILLPEAYLQAVQETKIEPVSRPDIDIVQIEKGKPLIFKATVTVKPEVQLGEYKGLSIEKKEFAVTADDVQKELENLQKSHAEIIVLDEGTIENGDIVIIDFKGFVDGEPFEGGEAEKYQLEIGSGTFIPGFEEQLIGMHKGEDKEIQVTFPDNYHVEKLAGKRATFKIHLHEIKRKQLPALDDEFAKDISEFNTLDELKADIEKKLKEKAEKDEKIYIEEQVIEQAVANATIDLPTVMVDNEVDALVEDFKQRLQMQGIPYDAYLQLTGSSEAKLRSEMRDKAEKRVRTRLVLEQISKVENIDATEDDIHEEIAKIADSARMDFNQVKQILESHDPQLRALRNDIVVRKTISFLVENSKVA
- a CDS encoding GerMN domain-containing protein — its product is MRHQKKMLVGVLIVSLAGTAGCGLLSKTSGPIDQPPPGANQAADKKETTSVNLYFADEKGFVVPLRVNIPKTQAPATEMISYLTEEKAKDLLKDTGLHAVIPPGTKMSVNIKDNTAIVDFSREVLNLKVPKAEQQLVDAVVWTLTELPNIKQVQIKVNGNVVPALPASGTPIGQPLSRANGINLQVAPNINPAETTKLTLYYQASNQAGTFSYLVPVTRLIKKTDEDKVKATIAELAAGPMTPALKPTLPASAKLLSKTVSGDTVMLDFDNLLTEGAATEQTKLFHSIVLSVLENTPNAQKVKITVNGQTPAAAPGMNLSQPMARPQVINQKQL
- the racE gene encoding glutamate racemase — protein: MNSREPIGVFDSGVGGLTVVKEIFRQLPQENLIYVGDNARCPYGSRPPQQVREFAFEIMDFLLEFGVKMIIIACNTATAASLSEAKNRYAVPVLGVITPGSRAAISATRTGRIGVIGTEVTVSTGAYAREIHRINPRLQVVSQACPPFVPIVEEGTIHSPQTEQAVAQYLAPLQREMIDTLILGCTHYPLLQPVIQKVLGEQVQLISSAEETAREASLILAERNLLNDHNMRPVHRFFTSGDRNLFSRIAERWLGQPVAVESWDLQALSK
- a CDS encoding XTP/dITP diphosphatase, with amino-acid sequence MKVVLATRNQGKVREFAQALSALGWMVEGLPETAPQVVEDGLTFEANARKKAEAAAAFLQAPVLADDSGLQVDALDGQPGVFSARYAGEDATDTANNLKLLQALEGVPAERRSARFVCVLALAQPNAPTVLARGECEGIILEAPRGEGGFGYDPLFFVPELQKTFAELSLEEKNRISHRTKAIRSLIELVREGDRL